A genomic window from Erpetoichthys calabaricus chromosome 17, fErpCal1.3, whole genome shotgun sequence includes:
- the tlcd4b gene encoding TLC domain-containing protein 4-B isoform X2: MHWKTMGDGFFVCHHLAALYAYGYVLGRGVLPYFANFRLISELSTPFVNQRWFFDVLSYPRSGLQVVLNGAAMAVVFFVVRIAVMPTYYSRVWSTVGTPAFERLGPGPQVAWILSSVSLDVLNIIWMYRITRGCYRVLTGSKSTRTKKQTSDIENHKD, translated from the exons ATGCACTGGAAAACAATGGGAGATGGGTTCTTTGTCTGTCACCACTTAGCAGCGCTATATGCCTATGGATATGTGCTG GGACGAGGCGTTTTGCCTTATTTTGCTAATTTTCGCCTCATATCAGAGCTGTCAACACCATTTGTAAATCAGAG ATGGTTCTTTGATGTCCTCTCCTACCCTCGATCAGGACTCCAGGTGGTACTCAACGGTGCTGCAATGGCTGTGGTGTTCTTTGTGGTGAGGATTGCTGTCATGCCCACCTATTACAGTCGTGTGTGGTCTACAGTGGGCACGCCTGCCTTTGAAAGGTTGGGCCCTGGACCTCAGGTGGCCTGGATCTTGTCGAGTGTGAGTCTTGATGTCCTGAACATTATTTGGATGTACCGCATAACCCGTGGCTGCTATCGTGTGCTGACTGGCAGCAAGTCGACGAGGACAAAGAAGCAGACATCTGATattgaaaaccataaggactga